A genome region from Wielerella bovis includes the following:
- the ffh gene encoding signal recognition particle protein, producing MLDNLTQRFGKVFKNIRGQSKLSEDNIKEALREVRLALLEADVALPIVKDFVNQVKERALGHEFANHLTPDQAFFGIVNEALVELMGKENSGLNLAAVPPATVLMAGLQGAGKTTTVGKLARLIKEQDAKKKILLVSADVYRPAAIEQLKLLAEQVHVDFFPSDVSQNPVQIAREAQEYAKKHFYDVLMVDTAGRLAIDSEMMAEIRAIHVAIKPVETLFVVDAMLGQDAVNTAKAFDEALPLTGVILTKMDGDSRGGAALSVRQVTGKPIKFIGIGEKINGLEPFYPDRIASRILGMGDVMTLIEDVQKGIDEDVAKEMAQKLNRGKNFDLNDFKAQIQQMRNMGGFENLLSKMPGELGQLSKQIPEGTAEKAMGHVEAIINSMTPKERANPAIIKASRKKRIAAGSGTTVQEVNKMLKQFEQSQQMMKMFSGKNIQKLMRMAKGMKGMFPGM from the coding sequence ATGTTAGATAATTTAACCCAACGATTTGGCAAAGTATTCAAAAACATACGCGGACAATCCAAATTAAGCGAAGACAATATTAAAGAAGCCTTGCGCGAAGTACGCTTGGCGTTGCTGGAAGCGGACGTGGCTTTGCCGATTGTGAAAGATTTTGTGAACCAAGTGAAAGAACGCGCTTTGGGACACGAATTTGCTAATCATTTAACGCCAGACCAAGCCTTTTTCGGCATCGTGAACGAAGCTTTGGTTGAACTGATGGGCAAGGAAAACAGCGGTTTGAATTTGGCTGCTGTGCCACCTGCCACGGTCTTGATGGCAGGTTTGCAAGGTGCGGGTAAAACCACAACCGTTGGTAAATTGGCGCGTTTAATCAAGGAACAAGATGCGAAGAAAAAAATCTTGCTCGTGTCTGCTGACGTGTATCGCCCTGCCGCGATTGAACAATTAAAATTGTTAGCGGAACAAGTTCATGTGGATTTTTTCCCATCAGATGTGTCGCAAAATCCCGTGCAAATTGCGCGTGAAGCGCAGGAATATGCCAAAAAACATTTTTATGATGTGTTGATGGTGGATACGGCGGGTCGTTTGGCGATTGATTCGGAAATGATGGCGGAAATTCGTGCCATTCATGTGGCGATTAAGCCTGTGGAAACCTTGTTTGTGGTGGATGCGATGCTGGGTCAAGATGCGGTCAATACGGCAAAAGCGTTTGACGAAGCTTTACCGCTGACAGGCGTGATTTTGACCAAAATGGACGGCGATTCGCGCGGTGGTGCGGCGTTGTCGGTGCGTCAAGTTACAGGCAAACCGATTAAATTTATTGGTATCGGCGAAAAAATCAATGGTTTAGAGCCATTTTATCCTGACCGCATTGCCAGCCGCATTTTGGGCATGGGCGATGTGATGACGCTGATTGAAGATGTGCAAAAAGGCATTGATGAAGATGTTGCCAAAGAAATGGCGCAGAAATTAAATCGCGGCAAAAACTTTGATTTGAATGACTTTAAAGCGCAAATTCAGCAAATGCGTAATATGGGTGGTTTTGAGAATTTGCTGTCTAAAATGCCGGGGGAATTGGGGCAGTTGTCCAAACAAATCCCCGAAGGTACGGCGGAAAAGGCGATGGGTCATGTGGAAGCCATCATCAATTCTATGACGCCAAAAGAACGTGCCAATCCTGCTATCATCAAGGCGAGCCGCAAAAAACGCATCGCAGCGGGTTCGGGTACAACGGTGCAAGAAGTAAACAAAATGCTGAAACAATTTGAGCAGTCGCAACAAATGATGAAGATGTTTAGTGGTAAAAACATTCAAAAATTGATGCGTATGGCGAAGGGAATGAAAGGAATGTTCCCTGGT